From Rhizobium sp. BT03, one genomic window encodes:
- a CDS encoding DUF4123 domain-containing protein produces the protein MMEATPVIDLPDIAEAAQVLRQTVDDMSGPVTVVLDGGAFDDLPSALASEAIHCRSLFLEGVPLDFRRAGPWMAEVSSASMRSHVEWLDTHHNCAAYWSCPAGPDVLYRHLRTLNEVMIPREDGEGRQQGAAEKQHYERVLFRHWDPNVLGAVLPILTRSQFARFLGPADGVVFNGPDYGGVRRVRKADNMPDAAIGPLRLEPDQMGRLKAAMLHSSRLRIARYLKKNTPPHFSGVDDDFVWGATLASERTADELGIRTERGRARWAYVMVVSDGKAADLPEVRSFIQEKGASPDARVKELIGHTVDALRSGNAFNGAAS, from the coding sequence ATGATGGAAGCGACCCCCGTAATCGATCTACCTGATATCGCCGAAGCCGCTCAAGTCCTGAGGCAAACTGTCGACGATATGAGTGGACCAGTCACTGTCGTACTGGATGGCGGCGCCTTTGACGATCTGCCATCCGCACTTGCGTCCGAGGCCATCCACTGCCGCTCGCTGTTCCTTGAGGGAGTACCCCTCGATTTTCGTCGTGCGGGGCCGTGGATGGCCGAAGTGTCGTCGGCATCAATGCGATCGCATGTCGAATGGCTTGATACGCATCATAATTGCGCGGCTTATTGGTCGTGCCCCGCAGGACCGGACGTGCTCTACCGCCACCTCAGGACGCTGAACGAGGTCATGATCCCGCGCGAAGACGGCGAGGGCAGGCAACAGGGCGCGGCGGAAAAGCAGCACTATGAACGAGTTCTTTTCCGCCATTGGGACCCCAATGTCCTCGGCGCGGTACTGCCGATCCTGACGAGATCGCAGTTCGCCCGTTTTTTGGGGCCGGCAGATGGCGTCGTCTTCAACGGGCCGGATTACGGGGGCGTTCGTCGGGTGCGCAAGGCCGACAACATGCCGGACGCGGCCATCGGCCCGCTCCGGCTCGAGCCGGACCAGATGGGGAGACTAAAGGCCGCCATGCTTCATTCATCGCGGCTGCGGATTGCGCGTTACCTCAAGAAGAATACACCGCCCCATTTTTCGGGCGTAGATGACGATTTCGTGTGGGGAGCCACGCTGGCGAGTGAGAGAACGGCCGATGAGCTTGGGATTCGGACCGAGCGAGGACGTGCGCGTTGGGCATATGTGATGGTTGTGTCGGACGGCAAGGCGGCGGATCTTCCGGAGGTGCGAAGCTTTATCCAGGAAAAGGGAGCCTCGCCTGACGCTCGGGTCAAAGAACTGATCGGCCATACGGTTGACGCGTTACGCTCCGGCAACGCCTTCAATGGGGCGGCATCATGA
- a CDS encoding chemotaxis protein, with protein sequence MKADYADPDLSRSAAILNELITSIGDNLSDFNDAMAALAHGDLNRGMRDKHRGAFGQLQKNFNLALATVRTVLGEQGSVRFTEKATKFRRMLAGVKSKSVAFEIRVSDEESRPIPSAPHDLWLKLADALDGFSA encoded by the coding sequence ATGAAAGCCGACTATGCCGATCCGGATCTCTCCCGTTCGGCCGCTATCCTCAATGAGCTGATTACGTCGATTGGCGATAATCTGTCCGATTTCAACGATGCGATGGCCGCTCTCGCCCATGGGGATCTCAATCGCGGCATGCGGGACAAACATCGCGGCGCCTTCGGACAATTGCAGAAGAACTTCAATCTCGCCCTGGCGACGGTCCGCACCGTGCTGGGCGAACAGGGCTCGGTCCGGTTCACGGAGAAGGCGACGAAATTTCGTCGCATGCTGGCGGGCGTCAAATCGAAGAGTGTCGCTTTCGAAATCCGCGTCTCCGATGAAGAATCGCGGCCAATTCCTTCAGCTCCCCATGATCTCTGGCTGAAGCTTGCCGATGCGCTGGATGGCTTCTCGGCCTGA
- a CDS encoding ABC transporter ATP-binding protein: MIEASDLTVERGGKTILKNYSLRLERGRILAVLGANGVGKTTLINTLIGVIKPKSGRLSIGGQVGFVPQLFEVPFSYSALDIVLMGRARHLGLFGAPGRKDYEIARHYFHMFDIEHLEQQAFNSLSGGQRQLVMIAQALASECELLVLDEPCAALDYKNQDKVLRLLEHLRDRHAMTIAFSTHMPQHAVEIASDVLLMTSGSRYVLGSTADALSAENLTDLYDLPIARADFDGLAKHTYAPVFRHEGARFDG, encoded by the coding sequence GTGATTGAAGCAAGCGATCTCACCGTCGAGCGCGGCGGCAAAACCATCCTGAAGAATTACAGCCTCCGCCTGGAGCGGGGGCGGATACTGGCCGTGCTCGGCGCCAATGGCGTCGGCAAGACGACCCTCATCAATACGCTGATCGGCGTCATCAAGCCGAAGTCGGGGCGGCTTTCGATCGGCGGACAGGTGGGTTTCGTGCCTCAGCTTTTCGAAGTGCCCTTTTCCTATTCCGCCCTCGATATCGTTCTGATGGGAAGGGCGCGCCATCTCGGCCTGTTCGGGGCGCCGGGCCGGAAAGATTATGAGATCGCGCGGCATTATTTCCATATGTTCGATATCGAACATCTCGAACAGCAGGCCTTCAATTCGCTGAGCGGCGGCCAGCGCCAGCTGGTGATGATCGCCCAGGCGCTGGCATCGGAATGCGAACTCCTGGTTCTCGACGAACCCTGCGCCGCGCTCGACTACAAAAACCAGGACAAGGTCCTGCGCCTGCTCGAGCATTTGCGGGATCGGCACGCCATGACGATCGCCTTTTCCACTCATATGCCGCAGCACGCGGTGGAGATTGCGAGCGACGTTCTGCTGATGACCAGCGGCAGCCGCTATGTCCTGGGCTCGACCGCGGATGCGCTGAGCGCCGAAAACCTGACCGATCTCTACGACCTACCGATCGCGCGCGCGGATTTCGACGGATTGGCCAAGCACACCTATGCGCCCGTCTTTCGTCATGAAGGAGCCCGCTTCGATGGCTGA
- a CDS encoding polymorphic toxin type 15 domain-containing protein, protein MTSAVAETVGQYGGQIAGGALGGVIGGFLGGPVGAWIGRAVGSRVGGMAGRAAAGAIASYMEGANEAAETETKEQEAAKPCVDCGEIDCFKPPEGSTPDEVKEFKRQLDEQQKAINDIPPDQLVKNMENYEKIGRGAKDAADRAKARDNWIDNRAEELLNQNSGMEREAAREAAKGEIKTMDVIHTPDLSAGGTGRLSTENGGMGPRSANRSIGSQWSKTGDSGKTRLQQLKEHAQKAKEKGERTNADLKICEDDKSSKSGETSGGSSGGSGKGQGGPGNIPMS, encoded by the coding sequence ATGACCTCAGCGGTAGCAGAAACTGTAGGCCAGTACGGTGGTCAAATCGCAGGCGGCGCTTTAGGTGGCGTCATTGGAGGCTTTTTGGGTGGGCCGGTTGGGGCCTGGATCGGTCGCGCGGTCGGGTCGAGAGTCGGTGGCATGGCTGGCCGCGCGGCGGCGGGAGCCATCGCGAGCTATATGGAAGGCGCCAACGAAGCAGCCGAGACCGAGACCAAAGAGCAAGAAGCCGCCAAGCCCTGTGTGGATTGCGGAGAGATCGACTGCTTCAAACCGCCGGAGGGATCGACGCCCGACGAGGTCAAGGAATTTAAGCGCCAGCTTGATGAGCAGCAGAAGGCGATCAACGATATTCCGCCCGATCAGCTCGTCAAGAATATGGAGAATTACGAGAAAATCGGCCGCGGTGCTAAGGACGCCGCGGATCGCGCAAAGGCGCGGGACAACTGGATTGACAACAGAGCCGAAGAACTCCTGAATCAGAACAGTGGCATGGAGAGGGAAGCTGCGCGAGAGGCGGCGAAGGGTGAAATCAAGACGATGGACGTTATCCACACGCCGGATTTGTCCGCTGGCGGTACGGGACGGCTCTCGACGGAAAACGGCGGCATGGGTCCGAGGTCTGCCAATCGGTCGATCGGTTCGCAGTGGTCCAAAACAGGCGATTCCGGCAAGACGAGATTGCAGCAACTGAAGGAGCATGCGCAAAAGGCCAAGGAAAAAGGCGAGCGTACCAATGCCGACTTGAAAATCTGCGAGGATGACAAATCCTCCAAATCGGGTGAAACGTCGGGGGGCTCGAGCGGTGGCTCGGGCAAGGGACAAGGTGGTCCTGGCAATATTCCAATGTCATAG
- a CDS encoding PAAR domain-containing protein: protein MVGSPVTLKGHMHVCPMVDPGPRPHIGGPVSSTSQSFVCVEGVPVATVGDKCTCTGVPTTAGITSGSSVANIGGKKIARFGDACEHGGRLVQGVPWLTFD from the coding sequence ATGGTTGGCAGTCCGGTCACTCTTAAAGGCCACATGCATGTTTGCCCCATGGTCGATCCCGGTCCGCGACCACATATCGGCGGGCCGGTGTCTTCGACATCCCAGTCGTTCGTCTGCGTCGAAGGTGTGCCAGTCGCAACGGTGGGAGACAAGTGCACGTGCACCGGTGTCCCGACCACCGCCGGCATTACCAGTGGATCGTCGGTTGCCAATATCGGCGGCAAGAAGATTGCCCGCTTCGGCGATGCCTGCGAGCATGGAGGCCGGCTGGTGCAAGGAGTTCCCTGGCTGACATTTGATTAG
- a CDS encoding PAAR domain-containing protein, translated as MVGRPVTLKGHMHACPMVDSGPRPHVGGPVFSTSQSFVCVEGVPIATVGDRCTCTGVPTTAGVTGGSSIANIGGKKIARLGDPCEHGGRLVQGVPWLTFE; from the coding sequence ATGGTCGGCCGTCCGGTCACACTCAAAGGCCATATGCATGCTTGCCCGATGGTCGATTCCGGTCCGCGGCCGCATGTTGGAGGACCTGTGTTCTCGACGTCCCAATCCTTCGTCTGCGTCGAAGGCGTACCAATCGCAACGGTGGGAGACAGGTGCACATGCACCGGTGTTCCGACCACCGCCGGCGTTACGGGCGGATCGTCGATTGCCAATATCGGCGGAAAAAAGATCGCCCGCCTCGGCGATCCCTGCGAGCATGGAGGCCGGCTGGTTCAGGGAGTTCCGTGGCTTACGTTTGAATAG
- the tssI gene encoding type VI secretion system tip protein TssI/VgrG: protein MDDLQSLAADFIQANRILKIVSPLGEDQLLPERVTIEEGISSLFEIRVSARAKKPSVKPEELIGRLMDVSVEVSQGDGDGGVRRPFNGLVTELNEGPPITRGLRSYSMVLRPQMWLLSRRSDCRIWMDKTSVDIVETLFSEHGIPAPDTSGVITPPPPQHYSVQWNETDLAFLTRRFEEDGLFYWFSHEDGKHKLHVADSARSWLGPSPSAQGEGQVRLAQGSADRNHITEWSRRYSYVPGQRAGADWNFETPRMVPGTMTPSLVQMPEATKRELYEYPARISSVAEAERAEKLRMQASEADHDRVFGGSTSRILEAGRRFTPYEVAHPDHAYEEHVVVKATHTVVDRSYETNSNEPEYTNTFEAVPSRVSMTPHRETKRPRIEGTQVAIVAGPSGEEIHPDQYGRIKLWFPWDRKAKKDGSDTCWVRVSQVWGGGTWGAQVIPRIGMEVMVAFVDGDPDRPLVTGVVPNPANTVPYDLPANKTRMVMRSNTHKGTGFNEMTFEDEAGQENMFFHAQKDQTTRVLNDRTKRIDRHEVSAIGANRTVEVGGNQKHEVGGSMNTVVGGTGPMAMALMGAVQGMSGQTAGLLSQAGQIAGGGGPGLTAFAGTLASSALGFLSMGGLGSRQGVVSGPSPRSDAGTALAGSGTGVGEDASSLFPLPGIMNTIVGSFQSTSVGVAKAEQIGVSKVTNIGQTEMINVGKQQNLAIGKIQSVTIGEEQNTNIGKSQGTVVGEKITVNVGKLYGLVAGEKYRGESKVWEVFAEDKIFLSAPGGYIEINKTGIRLYALKIDIEGNQINFKKGGPGQEPSCLRQMSKSSTPFVRM from the coding sequence ATGGACGATTTGCAATCCCTGGCCGCCGATTTCATCCAGGCGAACCGTATTCTGAAGATCGTCTCGCCGCTAGGCGAGGACCAGCTTCTGCCGGAGCGCGTGACGATCGAGGAAGGCATTTCCTCGCTCTTCGAGATCAGGGTTTCGGCGCGCGCCAAGAAACCATCGGTCAAGCCGGAGGAACTGATCGGCCGGTTGATGGATGTCTCCGTCGAGGTGAGCCAAGGCGACGGCGACGGCGGCGTGCGCCGGCCATTCAACGGCCTGGTGACCGAACTCAACGAGGGGCCGCCGATCACCCGCGGCCTCAGGTCCTATTCCATGGTGCTCAGGCCGCAGATGTGGCTGCTGTCGCGCCGTTCCGATTGCCGCATCTGGATGGACAAGACCTCAGTCGATATCGTCGAGACGCTGTTTTCAGAACACGGCATCCCGGCGCCGGATACGTCGGGCGTCATCACGCCACCACCGCCGCAGCATTATTCGGTGCAGTGGAACGAAACCGACCTTGCCTTCCTCACCCGCCGCTTCGAGGAGGACGGCCTGTTCTACTGGTTCTCCCACGAGGACGGCAAACACAAGCTGCATGTGGCCGACAGTGCGCGCTCCTGGCTCGGCCCGTCGCCCTCGGCGCAGGGCGAGGGCCAGGTCCGCCTGGCGCAGGGCTCGGCTGACCGCAACCACATCACCGAGTGGAGCCGGCGTTATTCCTATGTGCCGGGACAGCGGGCAGGTGCCGACTGGAACTTCGAGACGCCGCGCATGGTGCCGGGCACGATGACGCCGTCGCTGGTGCAGATGCCGGAGGCGACCAAACGCGAACTCTACGAATATCCGGCGCGCATTTCTTCCGTCGCTGAAGCCGAGCGGGCGGAAAAACTCAGGATGCAGGCCTCCGAAGCCGACCACGACCGCGTCTTCGGCGGCTCGACATCCCGTATTCTGGAGGCAGGACGCCGCTTCACGCCTTATGAGGTCGCCCACCCCGACCATGCCTATGAAGAGCACGTGGTGGTGAAGGCGACCCATACCGTCGTCGACCGGTCCTACGAGACCAACAGCAACGAGCCCGAATACACCAATACCTTCGAGGCGGTTCCGTCGCGGGTGTCGATGACGCCGCATCGCGAGACGAAGCGGCCGCGCATCGAAGGCACGCAGGTGGCGATCGTCGCTGGTCCTTCCGGCGAAGAGATCCATCCCGACCAGTACGGCCGCATCAAGCTGTGGTTCCCCTGGGACCGCAAGGCCAAGAAGGACGGCTCCGACACCTGCTGGGTGCGCGTCAGCCAGGTCTGGGGCGGCGGAACCTGGGGCGCTCAGGTCATTCCACGCATCGGCATGGAGGTGATGGTCGCCTTCGTCGACGGCGACCCTGACCGGCCGCTGGTGACAGGTGTGGTGCCGAACCCCGCCAATACGGTCCCCTACGACTTGCCGGCCAACAAGACGCGCATGGTCATGCGCTCGAACACCCACAAAGGCACTGGCTTCAACGAAATGACCTTCGAGGACGAAGCCGGCCAGGAGAACATGTTCTTCCACGCCCAGAAGGACCAGACGACACGGGTGCTGAACGACCGCACCAAACGCATCGACCGCCACGAGGTCTCGGCGATCGGCGCCAACCGCACCGTAGAAGTCGGCGGCAACCAGAAACACGAGGTCGGCGGCTCGATGAACACCGTCGTTGGCGGCACCGGGCCGATGGCGATGGCGCTGATGGGGGCGGTTCAAGGAATGTCGGGCCAGACGGCGGGCCTGCTTTCACAAGCCGGTCAGATTGCCGGGGGTGGTGGGCCTGGCCTAACTGCTTTTGCCGGCACGCTTGCTTCCTCGGCGCTGGGCTTCCTGAGTATGGGGGGTCTCGGCAGCCGCCAGGGCGTCGTTTCAGGTCCCAGTCCGCGCTCCGATGCGGGCACGGCCCTTGCCGGCTCGGGGACCGGCGTCGGGGAGGACGCGTCCAGCCTATTTCCCTTACCAGGGATCATGAACACGATTGTCGGTTCTTTTCAATCCACCAGCGTCGGTGTCGCGAAGGCCGAACAGATTGGCGTGAGCAAGGTCACCAATATCGGCCAGACGGAGATGATCAACGTCGGCAAGCAGCAGAACCTGGCGATCGGAAAGATACAGAGCGTCACGATCGGCGAGGAACAGAATACCAACATCGGAAAATCGCAAGGCACGGTCGTCGGCGAGAAGATCACCGTCAATGTCGGCAAGCTCTACGGCCTCGTGGCAGGTGAAAAATATCGTGGTGAGTCAAAGGTGTGGGAGGTATTTGCGGAAGACAAGATCTTCCTGTCCGCTCCCGGTGGCTACATCGAAATCAACAAGACCGGTATCCGCCTTTACGCACTGAAAATCGATATCGAAGGCAATCAAATCAACTTCAAGAAAGGCGGTCCCGGGCAAGAGCCGTCTTGCCTGCGGCAGATGTCGAAGTCGTCCACGCCATTTGTGAGGATGTGA
- a CDS encoding type VI secretion system tube protein Hcp encodes MPIYLQIDGIQGDATHEQHRKWMDIEAIHWNVARNMNTSAGSAANREASEPTVSEVILTKVSDSSSTKLFQEACSGRTGKRSVIHLVTTGNPGDTYIEYSLENTLIASYSIDSNGDRPVETIKLNFTKMEVKYTPYDDKHSPQSPMIASYDLATTKAA; translated from the coding sequence ATGCCGATTTATCTTCAGATCGACGGTATCCAGGGCGATGCGACCCACGAACAGCATCGCAAGTGGATGGACATCGAAGCCATCCACTGGAACGTCGCCCGCAACATGAACACCTCCGCCGGTTCGGCGGCAAACCGTGAAGCCTCCGAGCCGACCGTTTCGGAAGTGATCCTCACCAAGGTCAGCGACTCCTCGTCGACCAAGCTTTTCCAGGAGGCCTGCTCGGGCCGCACCGGCAAGCGCTCCGTCATCCATCTCGTCACCACGGGCAATCCCGGCGATACCTATATCGAGTATTCGCTCGAGAACACGCTGATCGCCAGCTACTCGATCGATTCCAACGGTGACCGCCCCGTCGAGACGATCAAGCTGAACTTCACCAAGATGGAAGTGAAGTACACGCCTTACGACGACAAGCACTCGCCGCAGTCGCCGATGATCGCTTCCTACGATCTCGCGACCACCAAGGCCGCTTAA
- a CDS encoding iron ABC transporter permease, with protein sequence MSSSSVNPRAGEAARRAGEAARPPNATAPGSAGRKLLSVSVLPALIVLLVAAILYSVTIGRYDLSVRDVAYILIDNVHPLVTPYWDPVQEVVVEQVRLPRIMAAVVVGFGLAISGAALQGLFRNPLVDPGIIGVTSGAGFGGTLAILIGLQGYILLAMAFLFGIGSIFLVKLLSTVRGRTSMLTLVLAGVVISAFFSAAKSVAKLLADPFQKLPAITYWLMGSIASSSYWDVLLTAVAVVPSAIAIYLLRFQINIMSLGEEKARALGTKVVLVQWIILLASALISAGVVATSGIIGWVGLVIPHVARALVGADHQRLLPVSGVIGAIYLLLVDDLARTVSTAEIPLGIITALIGVPVFAVILRRLHAKGGWSGD encoded by the coding sequence ATGTCCAGCTCTTCGGTTAACCCACGCGCAGGCGAAGCCGCGCGTCGGGCAGGCGAAGCTGCGCGGCCGCCAAACGCAACTGCACCCGGCTCGGCGGGGCGGAAACTGCTTTCGGTTTCCGTCCTGCCCGCCCTGATCGTCCTTCTCGTCGCCGCCATCCTCTATTCGGTGACGATCGGCCGCTACGATCTGTCGGTGCGGGATGTCGCCTATATCCTGATCGATAACGTCCACCCGCTGGTCACGCCCTATTGGGATCCGGTGCAGGAGGTCGTTGTCGAGCAGGTCCGCCTGCCGCGCATCATGGCGGCTGTTGTCGTCGGCTTCGGCCTGGCGATCTCGGGGGCGGCGCTGCAAGGGCTCTTCCGCAATCCGCTGGTCGATCCCGGCATTATCGGCGTGACCTCAGGCGCCGGCTTCGGCGGGACGCTGGCGATCCTCATCGGATTGCAAGGCTATATTCTGCTCGCCATGGCCTTCCTCTTCGGCATCGGCAGCATTTTCCTCGTCAAGCTGCTGTCGACGGTCAGGGGGCGCACCAGCATGCTGACGCTGGTTCTGGCGGGCGTGGTCATATCGGCCTTCTTTTCGGCGGCGAAATCCGTTGCCAAACTATTGGCCGATCCCTTCCAGAAACTGCCCGCCATCACCTATTGGCTGATGGGCAGCATCGCATCCAGCAGCTATTGGGATGTTCTGCTGACGGCGGTGGCGGTGGTGCCGTCCGCCATTGCGATCTATCTCCTGCGTTTCCAGATCAACATCATGTCGCTCGGCGAGGAAAAGGCGAGGGCGCTCGGCACCAAGGTCGTGCTGGTGCAGTGGATCATCCTGCTGGCTTCGGCGCTGATTTCGGCGGGCGTAGTCGCAACTTCCGGCATCATCGGCTGGGTCGGCCTCGTCATCCCGCATGTCGCCCGCGCCCTCGTCGGTGCCGATCATCAGCGGCTGCTGCCGGTCTCCGGTGTCATCGGCGCGATCTATCTGTTGCTGGTCGACGATCTCGCGCGGACGGTGAGTACCGCCGAGATCCCGCTCGGCATCATCACCGCGCTGATCGGCGTTCCGGTTTTTGCGGTGATCCTGCGCCGCCTGCATGCGAAGGGAGGCTGGTCCGGTGATTGA
- a CDS encoding ABC transporter substrate-binding protein translates to MSRRNKAFSALAMSLSLFLPATLHAESSFLDHRGKAITFEKPPERVVTIVRSAPIIYRAIDGKADHIAGMNKDSLVRYFTKGIYAEMLPEMAKINASAAQDGFVPNVEAILAEKPDAVIQWTHDQKLIEPLERVGLTVVGWQCCTEQDRLDYISLTGYMTGRNDRAQAILKAQAETLKALGGKVAKLDKAALPSVLHIDKVADQIQVIANGSQDLSLSGVTNPAADKTGEWWRTVDFEQLLVWNPDIIVIPAYASDLNPKDFFGNPLLANLKAVKEKRVYKQPVFARTPDAPEIFLTSEWLAAVAHGADFAPDFRKQIRDAYKLIYGAELTDDQLKAILESDSNAPADKYVQLFG, encoded by the coding sequence ATGTCCCGCCGCAACAAGGCTTTTTCCGCCTTGGCAATGTCCCTGTCGCTTTTCCTGCCGGCAACGCTGCATGCCGAGAGTTCGTTTCTCGATCACCGCGGCAAGGCGATCACCTTCGAAAAGCCGCCGGAGCGGGTGGTGACGATCGTCCGGTCGGCGCCGATCATCTATCGCGCCATCGACGGCAAGGCGGATCATATCGCCGGCATGAACAAGGATTCGCTGGTGCGTTACTTCACCAAGGGCATCTATGCCGAGATGCTGCCCGAGATGGCGAAGATCAATGCCAGCGCCGCTCAGGACGGTTTCGTGCCGAATGTCGAGGCGATCCTGGCTGAGAAGCCCGATGCGGTAATCCAGTGGACCCATGATCAAAAGCTCATCGAGCCGCTGGAGCGCGTCGGCCTGACCGTCGTCGGCTGGCAGTGCTGCACGGAGCAGGATCGCCTCGATTATATCTCGCTGACCGGCTACATGACCGGCCGCAACGACCGCGCCCAGGCGATCCTGAAGGCGCAGGCCGAGACGTTGAAGGCGCTCGGCGGCAAGGTCGCCAAGCTCGACAAGGCAGCACTTCCCTCCGTCCTGCACATCGACAAGGTGGCCGACCAGATCCAGGTCATCGCCAACGGTTCGCAGGACCTCTCGCTCAGCGGCGTCACCAACCCGGCCGCCGATAAGACGGGCGAATGGTGGCGCACCGTCGATTTCGAACAGCTGCTGGTCTGGAACCCTGATATCATCGTCATTCCGGCCTATGCGAGCGATCTCAATCCCAAGGATTTCTTCGGCAATCCGCTGCTTGCCAATCTCAAGGCGGTCAAGGAAAAGCGCGTCTACAAGCAGCCGGTCTTTGCCCGCACGCCCGATGCTCCTGAGATTTTCCTGACCTCGGAATGGCTGGCGGCCGTTGCCCATGGCGCCGACTTCGCGCCGGATTTCAGAAAGCAGATCCGCGACGCCTACAAGCTGATCTACGGCGCCGAACTGACGGATGATCAACTGAAGGCGATCCTCGAATCCGACAGCAACGCGCCGGCGGACAAATATGTCCAGCTCTTCGGTTAA
- a CDS encoding GAD-like domain-containing protein, producing MKDYQVRLASIVKDFGAPQGGDTAVDVERYRGRVPDAVVEFWQQNGMGIILNGYFQFCDPDAYASIMRFVFDGDSQIDAEQTHVLGFGAFGTIIAWNEVHQNVTIDLVNGQVSCQALLNGKTYDPNIAVTSKLMLLDSPTFDEYDADAKKLFKPARSKLGKLGVGQIYGFRPILALGGNRALASLTIYDALPHMAILAQAHELQLMDNAPFPPQPVRVIGS from the coding sequence GTGAAGGATTATCAGGTAAGGCTTGCTTCAATCGTCAAGGATTTCGGTGCTCCGCAGGGTGGGGACACGGCCGTCGATGTGGAGCGCTACCGCGGCAGGGTTCCCGATGCGGTGGTCGAGTTCTGGCAGCAGAACGGGATGGGGATCATACTGAATGGTTATTTTCAGTTCTGTGATCCTGACGCCTATGCTTCGATCATGAGGTTCGTCTTTGACGGCGATTCCCAGATTGATGCCGAGCAGACGCATGTGCTGGGCTTCGGCGCATTCGGAACGATCATCGCGTGGAACGAAGTTCATCAGAATGTGACCATCGATCTTGTGAATGGGCAGGTATCGTGCCAAGCGCTGCTCAACGGCAAGACTTACGATCCCAATATTGCCGTTACCAGCAAGTTGATGTTGCTCGATAGCCCGACATTCGACGAATACGACGCAGACGCCAAAAAACTTTTTAAGCCGGCGCGCTCGAAGCTCGGCAAGCTCGGCGTAGGGCAGATCTACGGGTTCAGGCCGATCCTCGCGCTCGGCGGGAACAGGGCTCTGGCCAGCCTGACGATCTACGATGCGTTGCCGCATATGGCGATCTTGGCGCAGGCGCATGAGCTGCAATTGATGGACAATGCTCCGTTCCCGCCGCAACCTGTGCGCGTGATCGGAAGCTGA
- a CDS encoding GAD-like domain-containing protein, with protein MEKYSDRLNSVVEKFSGGDVERAVGLDIDRSSYEGRIPGGVFDLWEKVGAGPFFGGYFQLCAPQSYRGIISQVLDGDAQIIPEQTHAIGFSAFGEIVAWNEQYRDVRIDLVNGQIACRSMFNPKPHIDPSVSILSRLLLADDPSFDVLDSDGKGLFKSAKLKLGKLQVGQIYGFRPILALGGNRAADSIKIYDALPHMAILAQAHRMQLVDNSVFPPKLVRTVGS; from the coding sequence ATGGAAAAATACAGCGACAGGTTGAATTCAGTTGTCGAAAAATTCTCCGGTGGGGATGTGGAACGGGCCGTAGGTCTCGACATAGATCGCTCGTCGTATGAAGGGCGAATCCCGGGGGGCGTTTTTGATCTATGGGAGAAAGTTGGGGCAGGTCCGTTTTTCGGCGGATACTTTCAGTTGTGTGCTCCGCAGTCGTATCGAGGGATTATAAGCCAGGTCTTAGATGGTGACGCACAAATAATTCCGGAGCAAACCCATGCCATCGGTTTCAGCGCATTTGGTGAGATCGTTGCGTGGAATGAGCAATATCGCGACGTCAGAATAGATCTGGTTAATGGTCAGATAGCCTGCCGCTCGATGTTCAATCCGAAACCTCATATTGATCCAAGCGTGAGCATCTTGAGCCGTTTGCTGCTGGCGGATGACCCATCCTTCGACGTTCTCGATAGCGATGGAAAGGGACTCTTCAAATCTGCAAAACTGAAGCTTGGAAAATTGCAAGTTGGTCAGATCTACGGTTTCAGGCCCATTCTCGCTCTCGGCGGCAATCGGGCTGCTGATAGTATCAAGATTTATGATGCTCTTCCCCACATGGCAATTCTGGCCCAGGCGCACCGGATGCAACTCGTAGATAACTCGGTATTTCCACCGAAGCTTGTCAGAACAGTTGGCAGTTGA